Proteins from a single region of Bremerella sp. JC817:
- a CDS encoding aspartate-semialdehyde dehydrogenase, whose protein sequence is MYENLAIVGATGAVGRLIRQLLEERKFPYKTIKFLATKRSAGTEITFNGETHIVEEMTPESFKGIDIAIGSTPDEAAAEFAPWAVAAGCIVVDESGYWRMKEDVPLVVPEVNPEAIQNHKGIISSPNCSTTQMVVAMKPLHDAAKIKRVVVSTYQATSGAGVVGEEDLVEGAKAVLNGSDYQYKAFKHQIAFNLIPQIGGPKYEGYTSEEMKMVYETRKIFGDESIQVCPTCVRVPVTNCHSESILVETERPISAEEARELFEKADGITVVDDLGAGEYPMPKTCTGKNEVFIGRIRKDISCENGLTFWCVSDNLRKGAATNAVQIAELLVRSSAAV, encoded by the coding sequence GTGTACGAGAATCTGGCCATTGTTGGAGCCACCGGAGCCGTAGGACGACTGATCCGTCAACTGTTGGAAGAACGCAAGTTCCCCTACAAAACGATCAAATTCCTGGCCACGAAACGCTCTGCCGGCACAGAAATCACGTTCAACGGTGAAACGCACATCGTCGAAGAAATGACTCCCGAGTCGTTCAAGGGTATCGATATCGCGATCGGTAGCACCCCCGACGAAGCCGCCGCCGAGTTCGCCCCATGGGCGGTCGCCGCTGGCTGTATCGTCGTCGACGAAAGTGGTTACTGGCGCATGAAGGAAGACGTGCCGCTGGTCGTGCCGGAAGTGAATCCGGAAGCGATCCAGAACCACAAAGGCATCATTAGCAGCCCGAACTGCTCGACCACGCAGATGGTCGTCGCCATGAAGCCGCTGCACGACGCCGCCAAGATCAAGCGCGTCGTTGTTTCGACCTATCAGGCCACCAGCGGCGCCGGTGTCGTCGGTGAAGAAGACCTGGTCGAAGGTGCCAAGGCGGTTCTGAACGGCAGCGACTACCAATACAAAGCCTTCAAGCACCAGATCGCCTTCAATCTGATTCCTCAGATCGGCGGACCAAAGTACGAAGGTTACACCTCGGAAGAAATGAAGATGGTGTACGAGACCCGCAAGATCTTCGGCGACGAATCGATCCAGGTCTGCCCAACGTGCGTTCGCGTTCCCGTGACCAATTGCCACAGCGAAAGCATCCTGGTCGAAACCGAACGTCCGATCTCTGCAGAAGAAGCTCGTGAGCTGTTCGAGAAGGCCGATGGCATCACCGTGGTCGACGACCTCGGGGCAGGGGAGTACCCAATGCCTAAGACCTGCACCGGCAAGAACGAAGTCTTCATCGGTCGTATCCGTAAAGACATCTCGTGCGAGAACGGTTTGACCTTCTGGTGCGTGAGCGACAACCTGCGAAAGGGTGCCGCCACCAACGCTGTTCAAATTGCGGAACTTCTGGTTCGCAGTTCGGCCGCCGTCTAG
- a CDS encoding TIGR03000 domain-containing protein: MKSSIGRKFALAGALACAVMVAGTSQAQAGWGSWGSSGGSSGGSSGGSSGGSSSSYWSGSSGSSGSSGSSSGYWSVGPIQRWWVSHRADKVYGSSGGSSSSSWGSSGGSSGGGLFGHHKVKRSWGSSGGSSSSSWSSSGGSSSSSYSYGSSGGSSGGSSGTYYSAPVEVAPSMDAPSIPSEAQPSAPMIPAQPTGYRGNDAVINVTVPAGAKIYVNDKVTSSTGTVRRFVSRDLEPGFKFEYEVRAEMRVDGRLVREVKTIEMTAGDSQEVEFNLDPSAMPETQVVGAPVETKVTLNVPTNASVTLAGNEMRTLGPQRVFSTVALAEGETWKDYDIVVTILRNGKPVTQRKTIDLTGGDVREISFDFNAESVASL; this comes from the coding sequence ATGAAAAGCAGCATTGGCCGAAAATTCGCATTGGCCGGAGCATTGGCATGTGCCGTGATGGTAGCGGGAACGAGCCAGGCTCAGGCCGGTTGGGGTTCGTGGGGATCGAGTGGCGGTTCCAGCGGGGGCTCGAGCGGTGGATCCAGCGGTGGCTCCAGCAGCTCGTATTGGAGCGGCAGCAGCGGTTCCAGTGGTTCGAGCGGCTCCAGCAGTGGTTACTGGTCCGTTGGACCAATTCAGCGTTGGTGGGTTAGCCACCGTGCTGACAAAGTTTACGGCAGCTCGGGCGGTTCGAGCAGCAGCAGCTGGGGTTCCAGCGGCGGCTCGAGCGGTGGCGGTCTGTTTGGTCACCACAAGGTGAAGCGTTCGTGGGGTTCCAGCGGCGGCTCGAGCAGCAGCAGTTGGAGTTCGAGCGGCGGTAGCAGCAGCTCCAGCTATAGCTACGGCAGCAGCGGCGGTTCGAGTGGTGGTAGCAGCGGCACTTACTACTCGGCTCCAGTCGAAGTCGCTCCATCGATGGATGCTCCTTCGATTCCATCCGAAGCTCAGCCATCGGCTCCGATGATTCCAGCTCAGCCAACCGGTTACCGCGGTAATGACGCTGTCATCAACGTCACCGTTCCAGCTGGTGCCAAGATCTACGTCAACGACAAGGTCACTTCCAGCACCGGTACTGTCCGTCGTTTCGTCTCGCGTGACCTGGAACCAGGTTTCAAGTTCGAGTACGAAGTCCGCGCTGAAATGCGTGTCGACGGTCGCTTGGTTCGCGAAGTGAAGACCATCGAAATGACCGCTGGCGACAGCCAGGAAGTCGAATTCAACCTCGATCCATCGGCCATGCCAGAAACGCAGGTCGTCGGTGCTCCGGTTGAAACCAAGGTCACCCTGAACGTTCCAACCAACGCTTCGGTTACCCTGGCCGGCAACGAAATGCGTACCCTCGGCCCTCAGCGAGTGTTCAGCACCGTTGCTCTGGCTGAAGGCGAAACCTGGAAGGATTACGACATCGTCGTGACCATCCTGCGTAACGGCAAGCCAGTTACCCAGCGTAAGACGATCGACCTGACCGGCGGCGACGTCCGCGAAATCAGCTTCGATTTCAACGCCGAATCGGTTGCCTCGCTGTAA
- a CDS encoding ABC transporter ATP-binding protein has translation MIKTVDLTKKYGDFFAIKGIELDLAQGDVFGFIGPNGAGKTTTMRIIATLLNPTWGEAYVCGNSIYTKPKEIRRLVGYMPDFFGVYDDMKVIEYLEFFAAAYRINGAERTKVCNEMLELVDLEFKRNAFANTLSRGQTQRLGLARVMLHNPQVLLLDEPASGLDPRARIQMRNLLKRLRDMGKTIIVSSHILPELADVCNKIGIIDRGVLEVNASVAEVMTRVKQKTTLLVSVRGDNDAAGKVLEQAEIVESIESRVDHLLVTLKKDEEDYSDLPTMLVQQGYKITMFREEEINLESAFMALTKGMGQQIATEPKKDVG, from the coding sequence ATGATCAAGACCGTCGATCTGACTAAGAAGTACGGCGATTTCTTCGCGATCAAGGGAATCGAGCTCGATCTCGCCCAGGGAGACGTGTTTGGCTTCATCGGTCCTAACGGTGCCGGTAAGACAACCACCATGCGAATTATCGCCACGCTGCTCAATCCGACCTGGGGTGAAGCCTACGTTTGTGGCAATTCGATCTATACCAAGCCGAAAGAAATTCGCCGGCTAGTCGGTTACATGCCTGACTTCTTCGGTGTGTACGACGACATGAAGGTGATCGAGTACCTCGAGTTCTTCGCCGCCGCCTATCGTATTAACGGGGCCGAACGGACGAAGGTCTGCAACGAGATGCTCGAACTGGTCGATCTCGAATTCAAACGCAACGCTTTCGCCAACACGCTCTCGCGCGGGCAAACGCAACGTCTGGGCCTGGCCCGTGTGATGCTTCACAACCCACAAGTTCTACTGCTGGACGAACCTGCGAGTGGTCTCGATCCGCGAGCTCGTATTCAGATGCGAAACCTGCTGAAGCGGCTTCGCGACATGGGCAAGACGATCATCGTTTCCAGCCACATTCTGCCGGAACTGGCTGACGTGTGTAACAAGATCGGTATCATCGATCGTGGCGTGCTGGAAGTGAATGCTTCGGTCGCCGAGGTGATGACGCGGGTGAAGCAGAAGACGACCTTGCTGGTTTCGGTCCGTGGCGATAACGACGCCGCCGGCAAAGTGCTAGAACAAGCCGAGATCGTCGAGTCGATCGAATCACGCGTCGACCATCTGTTGGTCACACTCAAGAAGGACGAGGAAGACTACAGCGATCTTCCGACGATGCTGGTCCAGCAGGGATACAAGATCACGATGTTCCGTGAAGAAGAAATCAACCTCGAGTCGGCCTTCATGGCACTGACCAAGGGGATGGGACAGCAGATCGCGACCGAACCGAAAAAAGACGTAGGCTAA
- a CDS encoding HTTM domain-containing protein has protein sequence MITAYLRELYAGVRDGWNRFWFTPTDPATLGLVRIFGGSMILYTHLVWSIDLNGFMGESGRFSNELVSRMHQGSSFAWSYLPLFDGNPGMLWLVHIVALIVLLMFTLGWYTRVTSVLAFIITVSYAHRAPGALFGLDQVNVMLAMYLMLGGAGEAFSLDRLLLKRRFPNRKLPTTSTAANVSIRLIQLHMCVIYLFAGTGKLLGETWWEGTAIWGAVANSEYQSLDMTWLAHYPLFIAVLTQVSLAWELSYCALVWPRLTRPLVVAMAIPLHLGIAVCMGMITFGLAMLIGNLAFVSPWVIREVEAGIRKRLAKPTEEQAAAA, from the coding sequence ATGATTACTGCTTACCTCCGCGAACTGTATGCCGGCGTCCGAGATGGCTGGAATCGCTTCTGGTTCACGCCGACCGATCCGGCCACGTTAGGCCTGGTGCGGATCTTTGGCGGCAGCATGATTCTGTATACCCACCTCGTCTGGTCGATCGACTTGAACGGGTTCATGGGCGAGAGCGGTCGTTTCTCGAACGAACTGGTCAGCCGCATGCATCAGGGAAGTTCGTTCGCGTGGAGCTACCTGCCGCTGTTCGATGGCAACCCCGGCATGCTGTGGCTGGTCCACATCGTGGCGTTGATTGTACTGCTGATGTTCACGCTCGGTTGGTATACCCGCGTCACGTCGGTGCTGGCCTTCATCATTACGGTCAGTTATGCCCATCGCGCCCCGGGGGCGTTGTTTGGCCTCGATCAGGTAAACGTCATGCTGGCGATGTACCTGATGCTGGGCGGGGCAGGGGAGGCCTTCAGTCTCGACCGGCTGCTATTGAAGAGACGCTTTCCGAATCGCAAACTTCCCACGACCAGCACGGCCGCGAACGTTTCGATTCGCTTGATCCAACTGCACATGTGCGTGATCTACTTATTCGCCGGCACCGGAAAGCTGCTGGGGGAAACGTGGTGGGAAGGAACGGCCATCTGGGGAGCGGTCGCCAACAGCGAGTACCAATCGCTCGACATGACCTGGCTGGCGCATTACCCACTTTTCATCGCCGTTCTGACGCAGGTCTCGTTGGCTTGGGAACTGAGCTATTGCGCATTGGTGTGGCCACGATTAACTCGCCCCCTGGTCGTTGCGATGGCAATCCCGTTGCACTTGGGAATCGCTGTCTGCATGGGGATGATTACGTTTGGTCTCGCCATGCTGATTGGCAACCTGGCGTTTGTCAGCCCGTGGGTGATTCGGGAAGTTGAGGCCGGCATCCGGAAACGTCTGGCCAAGCCAACCGAGGAACAAGCGGCTGCGGCTTAA
- a CDS encoding protein-L-isoaspartate(D-aspartate) O-methyltransferase produces the protein MKRLSSPLAVLLTAFFLSTSLTSMAMARDPYEAARNHLVDTAIVANGVKNPRVIAAMRNTMRHEFVSNNQRNQAYYDMALPIGEDQTISSPFIVAYMTESLNPQPTDKVLEIGTGSGYQAAVLAPLVQDVYSIEIKEPLGRKAARVLQKLGYDNVHTKVGDGYLGWPQYAPFDKIIVTCSPENVPKPLVDQLKEGGLMVIPVGERYQQTLVLFTKKDGQLEAQPLRPTLFVPMTGEAEDRRQVKPDPANPRLENGDFEKPLAEDGSVPGWYYQRQLELVEDSSAPGGSKSLKLFNEDPGRVALALQGMGLDGREVHRLRMKAWVKTEGMGLGPDRTLAPMILISFYDEQRRDLGKAAIGPFVGSIDWHEVEKVVNVPAATREALFRVSTFGAVGTMYVDNLSVEAVR, from the coding sequence ATGAAACGACTGTCGTCCCCACTTGCCGTATTGCTGACTGCTTTCTTCCTTTCGACCAGCCTCACCTCGATGGCGATGGCGCGCGATCCTTATGAAGCGGCTCGCAATCACCTGGTGGACACGGCGATCGTGGCGAACGGTGTGAAGAATCCACGCGTGATCGCCGCAATGCGAAACACGATGCGGCACGAGTTCGTTTCCAACAATCAGCGCAACCAGGCCTATTACGACATGGCCTTGCCGATCGGCGAAGACCAGACCATTTCGTCGCCGTTCATCGTGGCGTACATGACCGAGTCGCTCAATCCACAGCCTACCGACAAGGTGCTGGAAATTGGCACCGGCAGTGGTTACCAGGCCGCCGTGCTCGCTCCGCTGGTCCAAGATGTCTACAGTATCGAAATCAAAGAACCGCTCGGCCGAAAAGCGGCCCGAGTGCTGCAAAAGCTGGGCTACGACAACGTTCACACCAAGGTCGGCGATGGCTACCTGGGTTGGCCGCAGTATGCACCGTTCGACAAGATCATCGTGACCTGCTCGCCTGAAAACGTCCCCAAGCCACTGGTCGACCAATTGAAAGAAGGGGGCCTGATGGTGATTCCGGTTGGTGAACGTTATCAGCAAACGCTCGTGCTGTTCACCAAGAAAGATGGCCAGCTCGAAGCCCAGCCGCTGCGTCCGACCCTGTTCGTTCCAATGACGGGCGAAGCGGAAGATCGCCGCCAGGTGAAGCCCGATCCGGCGAATCCTCGCCTCGAAAATGGCGACTTCGAGAAGCCCTTGGCTGAAGATGGCTCGGTCCCTGGTTGGTATTACCAGCGTCAGTTGGAACTGGTGGAAGACAGTAGTGCCCCTGGCGGATCGAAATCGCTGAAACTTTTCAATGAAGATCCAGGTCGCGTTGCACTGGCCCTGCAAGGCATGGGCTTGGACGGTCGCGAAGTGCATCGCCTGCGGATGAAGGCCTGGGTGAAGACGGAGGGGATGGGCCTTGGCCCCGACCGCACCTTGGCACCGATGATTTTAATCTCGTTTTACGACGAGCAGCGACGTGACCTGGGCAAAGCGGCCATCGGCCCATTTGTGGGGTCTATCGACTGGCACGAAGTGGAAAAAGTGGTGAATGTGCCGGCCGCGACCCGGGAAGCACTCTTCCGCGTGAGTACGTTTGGCGCGGTCGGAACGATGTACGTCGATAATCTCAGCGTCGAGGCCGTCCGCTAA